The following proteins are encoded in a genomic region of Arcobacter suis CECT 7833:
- a CDS encoding choline/ethanolamine kinase family protein, which yields MTIEELKKYNIFKEELLSLEMLKNQGFNNISYLLSTTENSYVIRVFKSNESVNISRKFEYQIQKKAHTKNIALKPIFLNEKFMIYEYKNGIHKTKLSSSELIKLVSKIKKFHNIKVKTKTYDIKKDLQNYNKNLDDIKSKKLIKDAFKSLFLLKKFKKELVLTHHDLNPKNIIFRNNSIKIIDWEYAGLNDRFFDLACVCIEFSLNKNEEKILLNTYFKNYKKYHRKKLNHFKIIYKNLCDLWFKCY from the coding sequence TTGACTATTGAAGAATTAAAAAAATATAATATTTTTAAAGAAGAGTTATTAAGCCTTGAAATGCTGAAAAATCAAGGTTTTAATAATATTAGTTATCTTCTGTCAACAACTGAAAATTCTTATGTAATAAGAGTTTTCAAATCAAATGAAAGCGTAAATATAAGCCGTAAATTTGAATATCAAATCCAAAAAAAAGCACATACAAAAAATATAGCATTAAAACCTATTTTTTTAAATGAAAAGTTTATGATTTATGAATATAAAAATGGTATTCATAAAACTAAACTTTCAAGTTCTGAACTAATAAAATTAGTTTCAAAAATAAAAAAGTTTCATAACATCAAAGTAAAAACAAAAACTTATGATATTAAAAAAGATTTACAAAACTATAATAAAAATTTAGATGATATAAAAAGTAAAAAACTTATAAAAGACGCTTTTAAAAGCCTATTTTTGCTAAAAAAATTTAAAAAAGAGTTGGTACTTACACACCATGATTTAAATCCTAAAAACATTATTTTTAGAAATAATTCTATTAAAATAATTGATTGGGAATATGCTGGATTAAATGATAGATTTTTTGATTTAGCTTGTGTTTGTATAGAGTTTTCTTTGAATAAAAATGAAGAAAAAATCTTGTTAAATACATATTTTAAGAATTATAAAAAATATCATAGAAAAAAACTAAACCACTTTAAGATCATATATAAAAATCTTTGTGATTTATGGTTTAAATGCTATTGA
- a CDS encoding glutathione peroxidase — MSIYDFNVKTIDGQEISMSKYKGKVLLIVNVASKCGFTSQYEGLEKLFEKYKNEDFMILGFPSNQFANQEPESNEKIKEFCSLTYDVKFDMFAKVDVNGENEAPIYKFLKSSQKGILGTENIKWNFTKFLVDKEGNVIDRFASTTTPESIEKDIIKLLK, encoded by the coding sequence ATGAGTATTTACGACTTTAATGTAAAAACAATAGATGGGCAAGAAATATCAATGTCAAAATATAAAGGGAAAGTTCTTTTAATCGTAAATGTTGCAAGTAAATGTGGTTTTACAAGCCAATATGAAGGTTTGGAAAAACTTTTTGAGAAATACAAAAATGAAGATTTTATGATTTTAGGGTTTCCTTCGAATCAATTTGCAAATCAAGAGCCTGAATCAAATGAAAAAATCAAAGAATTTTGTTCTTTAACTTATGATGTAAAATTTGATATGTTTGCAAAAGTTGATGTAAATGGAGAAAATGAAGCTCCAATTTATAAATTTTTAAAATCAAGTCAAAAAGGTATTTTAGGAACTGAAAATATCAAATGGAACTTTACAAAGTTTTTGGTTGATAAAGAAGGAAATGTTATAGATAGATTTGCATCTACAACAACTCCTGAATCAATAGAAAAAGATATTATAAAACTTTTAAAATAA
- a CDS encoding response regulator transcription factor yields MKIFLLEDDFALNKIIKLSLQNRGFFVDSFSDGYKAVDVILNSKYDLYILDLNVLGFDGHKVLEFIRKDDLTVPIIMISAEIDIENIKKSYTLGCNDYIKKPFDFEELFLRIQYHLSHIKKDENSYFIVDLGYDFSFNLLEQTLFKSNNEIELTSKEKLLLSLLVKNINNTVTNEMIHEYVWDSKEMEAVSMRTIVHKLKKKLKNGMILNLRAIGYKLIK; encoded by the coding sequence ATGAAAATATTTTTACTTGAAGATGATTTTGCTTTAAATAAAATCATAAAACTCTCTTTACAAAATAGAGGTTTTTTTGTGGATAGTTTTAGTGATGGTTACAAAGCTGTTGATGTGATTTTAAATAGTAAATATGATTTATATATTTTGGATTTAAATGTTTTGGGATTTGATGGACACAAGGTTTTAGAGTTTATTAGAAAAGATGATTTAACTGTTCCAATTATTATGATAAGTGCTGAAATTGATATTGAAAATATCAAAAAATCTTACACTTTAGGTTGTAATGATTATATTAAAAAACCTTTTGATTTTGAAGAGTTGTTTTTACGAATCCAATATCATTTAAGCCATATAAAAAAAGATGAAAATAGTTATTTTATAGTAGATTTAGGGTATGACTTTTCTTTTAATTTACTTGAGCAAACTTTGTTTAAATCAAATAATGAAATAGAACTTACTAGTAAAGAAAAACTACTTTTAAGCCTACTTGTAAAAAATATAAATAACACAGTTACAAATGAAATGATTCACGAATATGTTTGGGATAGTAAAGAAATGGAAGCGGTAAGCATGAGAACAATTGTTCATAAACTAAAGAAAAAACTAAAAAACGGAATGATTTTAAACCTAAGAGCAATTGGCTATAAACTTATAAAATAG
- a CDS encoding HAMP domain-containing methyl-accepting chemotaxis protein, translated as MLQNLKTKSKLSLLSLVALIGILILGILGTFKLKEVNSGLVRVYNDRVVPLEQLKIIADEYAVNIVDTTHQTRNGNFQFDKCISNIDNAQNKIKTNWNKYLSTSLTKEEDVLSKEVSQLMKVGDAVVDKIKQSCVNKDLESITKITINELYPKIDPIGEKISALISLQLEVAKKETLIAEDIYNTSRSIIIFTIFISFLIIFILSYMIISDITGKLNSLKTELLNFFSFLNRETTSVTLLDINSKDEFGEMANVVNENIVKTQKLIEDDNLLIEDAKVVMTRVNNGWYGQFIEKSTSNASLEEFKNNVNEMIKNTRTRFIHVNDVLDSYSRNDFRAVLKMEKNDEKGGVFENLVNGLNTLQQTLTSILVENKSNGLTLDESSNILLANVDKLNISSNEAAASLEETAAALEEITSNIRNNTQNIQKMASYSNSVTASANDGEKLANQTTIAMDEINVQVNLITDAISIIDQIAFQTNILSLNAAVEAATAGEAGKGFAVVAAEVRNLASRSAEAAKEIKSIVENATKKANDGKDIANHMIEGYKELNQNIVNTINLIQDIEMSSKEQLTGIEQINMAVTQLDQQTQQNANVAAQTHDVAVLTDEIAKLIVNDANSKEFVGKDEVKAKNINLDKSNKN; from the coding sequence GTGCTACAAAATCTAAAAACAAAGTCAAAACTGTCATTACTTTCTTTAGTTGCATTAATTGGAATATTAATATTAGGAATATTAGGAACTTTTAAGTTAAAAGAAGTAAATAGTGGTTTAGTAAGAGTTTATAATGATAGAGTTGTTCCACTAGAGCAATTAAAAATTATTGCAGATGAATATGCTGTAAATATTGTTGATACAACTCATCAAACAAGAAATGGAAATTTTCAGTTTGATAAATGTATTTCAAATATAGATAACGCTCAAAATAAAATAAAGACTAATTGGAATAAATATTTATCAACATCTTTAACAAAAGAAGAAGATGTTTTATCAAAAGAAGTTAGTCAACTTATGAAAGTTGGTGATGCTGTTGTTGATAAAATCAAACAAAGTTGTGTAAATAAAGATTTAGAATCAATTACAAAAATAACAATTAATGAACTTTATCCAAAAATTGATCCAATTGGTGAAAAAATCTCAGCTTTAATTTCTTTACAATTAGAAGTAGCAAAAAAAGAAACTTTAATAGCCGAAGATATTTATAATACAAGTAGAAGCATAATAATATTTACTATATTTATTTCTTTTTTGATTATATTTATTTTATCGTATATGATTATTTCGGATATTACTGGAAAATTAAATAGTTTAAAAACAGAATTATTAAACTTTTTTTCTTTTTTAAATAGGGAAACAACAAGTGTAACTCTTTTGGACATTAACTCAAAAGATGAATTTGGAGAAATGGCAAATGTAGTTAATGAAAATATTGTAAAAACTCAAAAATTAATAGAAGATGATAATTTATTGATTGAAGATGCAAAAGTAGTAATGACAAGAGTAAATAATGGATGGTATGGACAATTTATAGAAAAGTCAACTTCAAATGCTTCTTTAGAAGAGTTTAAAAATAATGTAAATGAAATGATAAAAAATACAAGAACTAGATTTATTCACGTAAATGATGTTTTGGATTCTTATTCAAGAAATGATTTTAGAGCAGTTTTAAAAATGGAAAAAAATGATGAAAAAGGTGGAGTTTTTGAAAACCTAGTAAATGGTTTAAATACTCTACAACAAACATTAACTAGCATATTAGTTGAGAATAAATCAAATGGATTAACATTAGATGAAAGCTCAAATATATTACTTGCAAATGTAGATAAGTTAAATATCAGTTCAAATGAAGCAGCTGCATCTTTGGAAGAAACAGCAGCCGCATTAGAAGAGATAACATCAAATATCAGAAACAATACTCAAAATATCCAAAAAATGGCAAGTTACTCAAATAGTGTAACAGCATCGGCAAATGATGGAGAAAAACTGGCAAACCAAACAACAATTGCAATGGATGAAATAAATGTACAAGTTAATCTAATAACAGATGCAATAAGTATTATTGATCAAATAGCATTTCAAACAAATATTCTTTCTTTAAACGCAGCCGTAGAAGCAGCAACAGCAGGAGAAGCAGGAAAAGGATTTGCAGTTGTTGCAGCAGAAGTGCGAAACCTAGCTTCAAGAAGTGCAGAAGCAGCTAAAGAGATAAAATCAATAGTTGAAAATGCTACAAAAAAAGCGAATGATGGAAAAGATATAGCAAATCACATGATAGAAGGATATAAAGAATTAAATCAAAATATTGTTAATACAATAAATCTAATTCAAGATATTGAAATGTCAAGTAAAGAACAATTAACTGGAATTGAACAAATAAATATGGCTGTAACACAATTGGATCAACAAACACAACAAAATGCAAATGTTGCAGCACAAACACATGATGTTGCAGTTTTGACAGATGAAATTGCAAAATTAATAGTAAATGATGCAAATTCTAAAGAATTTGTTGGTAAAGATGAAGTAAAAGCAAAAAACATTAATCTGGATAAAAGTAACAAAAATTGA
- the uvrC gene encoding excinuclease ABC subunit UvrC: MNLQDKLKQLPFDAGVYQYFDKNGHLLYIGKAKVLKNRVKSYFKFTPKLLPADKLGPRIYKMISEVESCEWIVVPNEHDALILENSLIKQLKPKYNILLRDDKTYPYIVIDYGEDFPRLEITRKIHKGKNIKYFGPYSSGAKDMLDSIYEIVPLVQKKSCVKGKTACLFHQIKKCFAPCENKISKEEYTKIVENALEYIYNKTKLISKLNERMLQYSNDFRFEDAMMIRDRIKTIEKSQIKSGIDLTTNEDIDIFTITASNKKAVVVRMFIRDGKIASSSHDFLKVDNFDEEFEFDFEEAYKRAIINYYDNEIPLLPKEILVGIELEDTAELEEFLQVRFNKKIKIINPKKDKKKDIVQIALSNCDELLRIDSSKNQTNIYEELKDLFTLQTLPFRIESFDNSHMMGQATVGAMIVWNEELNSFDKKAFRHYNLESKDEYSQMREMLIRRVESFEKNPAPDLWIIDGGETLLKLAYDIVLSVGVNLDIIAVAKEKVDAKAHRAKGAAKDIIHYKTKSGEFKNLKLSTSDKRLQFVQRQRDEAHRFVINFHKKQKRAEDKQISLLQIKGIGEAKIKKLLLYFGEFEKIKNASVEELKNVLNEKDAIIISNYFITPKD; the protein is encoded by the coding sequence ATGAATCTACAAGACAAACTCAAACAACTTCCCTTTGATGCTGGTGTTTATCAATATTTCGATAAAAACGGTCATTTACTCTATATTGGAAAAGCAAAAGTTCTAAAAAATAGAGTTAAATCATATTTTAAATTTACTCCAAAACTATTACCTGCTGATAAGTTAGGACCACGAATTTACAAAATGATTAGTGAAGTTGAGTCTTGCGAATGGATAGTTGTTCCAAATGAACATGATGCTTTGATTTTGGAAAACTCTTTAATCAAACAATTAAAACCAAAATACAATATTTTACTTCGTGATGATAAAACCTATCCATATATTGTAATTGATTATGGAGAAGATTTCCCAAGACTTGAAATCACAAGAAAAATCCATAAGGGCAAAAATATCAAATACTTTGGACCATATTCAAGTGGTGCAAAAGATATGCTTGATTCTATTTATGAAATAGTTCCGTTGGTGCAAAAAAAATCTTGTGTTAAAGGTAAAACTGCTTGTTTGTTCCATCAAATAAAAAAATGTTTTGCCCCATGTGAAAATAAAATTTCAAAAGAAGAATACACAAAAATAGTAGAAAATGCCCTAGAATACATCTACAATAAAACAAAACTAATCTCAAAACTAAATGAAAGAATGCTTCAATACTCAAACGATTTTAGATTTGAAGATGCCATGATGATAAGAGATAGAATAAAAACAATCGAAAAATCTCAAATAAAATCAGGAATAGATTTAACAACAAATGAAGATATAGATATTTTTACAATCACAGCCTCAAATAAAAAAGCAGTAGTTGTGCGAATGTTTATAAGAGATGGGAAAATAGCCTCTTCAAGCCATGATTTTTTAAAGGTTGATAATTTTGATGAAGAGTTTGAATTTGATTTCGAAGAAGCTTATAAAAGAGCAATTATCAACTACTATGACAATGAAATTCCACTTTTACCAAAAGAGATTTTAGTAGGAATTGAACTTGAAGATACAGCTGAACTTGAAGAGTTTTTACAAGTAAGATTTAATAAAAAAATCAAAATTATAAATCCTAAAAAAGATAAGAAAAAAGATATTGTTCAAATTGCTTTAAGTAATTGTGATGAACTTTTACGAATTGATTCAAGTAAAAATCAAACAAATATTTATGAAGAATTAAAAGATTTATTTACACTTCAAACTCTTCCCTTTAGAATCGAAAGCTTCGATAACTCTCATATGATGGGACAAGCAACCGTTGGAGCTATGATTGTATGGAATGAAGAGTTAAACTCATTTGATAAAAAAGCTTTTAGACACTATAACCTTGAATCAAAAGATGAATATTCTCAAATGAGAGAGATGTTAATAAGAAGAGTTGAAAGTTTTGAAAAAAATCCAGCTCCTGATTTATGGATAATTGATGGTGGAGAGACACTTTTGAAATTAGCCTATGATATTGTGTTATCAGTTGGAGTAAATCTTGATATAATTGCAGTTGCAAAAGAGAAAGTTGATGCAAAAGCCCACAGAGCAAAAGGTGCAGCAAAAGATATAATTCACTACAAAACAAAAAGTGGTGAATTTAAAAATCTAAAATTATCAACAAGTGATAAAAGACTTCAATTTGTGCAAAGACAGCGTGATGAAGCCCATAGATTTGTAATCAATTTTCATAAAAAACAAAAAAGAGCAGAAGATAAACAAATATCGTTACTGCAAATAAAAGGAATAGGAGAAGCAAAAATCAAAAAGCTTCTTTTATATTTTGGTGAGTTTGAAAAAATCAAAAATGCATCTGTTGAAGAATTAAAAAATGTTTTAAATGAAAAAGATGCAATTATCATATCAAATTATTTTATTACCCCAAAGGATTAA
- a CDS encoding response regulator — MSQLLKCSFDKAYLEKAKILYIESEDVARNEATEIFAVFFKKVLIARDCKEGLDVFIENRSEIDIVLLDINMPNSRGLELLDEIRKIDWNIPVLILAVFNEVDILLKSIKYNITNYIVKPMQLNTTLKIISQLMEVKEQKKELARKDNELKQFISILDSSNIICEMDLEFNIISANDAFLINSGYELNEVIGKKISDKTILCNHEMQELKIKDSLLRGKTWIGLSKRVSKEGTYYYTHSTILPIFHNDGKIKKFIEFATLISKYENEILALKKHILLLKTESFKAHKELKKENQLYLELSDTLQKEKEKSKSLRREIDDGVVNRQKIQLELYELKKENSRLLEKLAIQEKRIDEFQSAVFSGQ; from the coding sequence ATGTCTCAATTACTAAAATGTAGCTTTGACAAAGCTTATCTTGAAAAAGCAAAAATTTTGTATATCGAAAGCGAAGATGTAGCAAGAAATGAAGCTACAGAGATTTTTGCAGTTTTTTTTAAAAAAGTTTTAATTGCAAGGGATTGCAAAGAAGGACTTGATGTTTTTATAGAAAATAGATCAGAAATTGATATTGTTTTACTTGATATAAATATGCCCAATTCAAGAGGACTTGAATTATTAGATGAAATTAGAAAAATTGATTGGAATATTCCAGTTTTAATACTCGCTGTATTTAATGAAGTTGATATTTTATTAAAATCAATAAAATATAACATTACAAACTATATTGTAAAACCTATGCAACTTAATACTACACTAAAAATCATTTCACAATTAATGGAAGTTAAGGAACAAAAAAAAGAATTAGCTAGAAAAGATAATGAATTAAAACAATTTATATCAATTTTAGATTCTTCTAATATTATTTGCGAAATGGATTTAGAATTTAATATCATATCTGCAAATGATGCTTTTTTAATAAATTCAGGTTATGAATTAAATGAAGTAATTGGCAAAAAGATTAGCGATAAAACTATCTTATGTAATCACGAAATGCAAGAGTTAAAAATCAAAGATAGTTTATTACGAGGTAAAACTTGGATAGGACTTAGTAAAAGGGTTTCAAAAGAAGGAACTTATTATTACACTCATTCAACAATACTACCAATTTTTCATAATGATGGAAAAATAAAAAAATTTATAGAATTTGCAACACTAATTTCTAAATATGAAAATGAAATATTAGCACTAAAAAAACATATTTTATTACTCAAAACAGAGAGTTTTAAAGCCCATAAAGAGCTAAAAAAAGAGAATCAACTTTATTTAGAATTATCTGATACTTTACAAAAAGAAAAAGAAAAATCTAAATCATTGAGAAGAGAAATTGATGATGGAGTTGTTAATAGACAAAAGATTCAATTAGAATTATATGAATTGAAAAAAGAAAACAGCAGATTATTAGAAAAATTAGCTATTCAAGAAAAAAGAATTGATGAATTTCAATCAGCTGTATTTAGTGGTCAATAG
- a CDS encoding GNAT family N-acetyltransferase: MNVIELNRDEYLISVKKIEDFKSLSFSKNALEWWDNYYSWEKFPPLCLINTKNKHVCYLFYSISKDNEYLTIHNLLTPNTHRSHGYAYKLLKYLFSHLSGHKIRRFKMNCVSSSLDFYNKLGLEYWGINDLSQYYCDFKMPIKDISEIPQIVKDSKLSELSDERILQIFEKLKNNGTALEEKMIDKFEDSKEKLEGKYHFDLLCKRFDEIKK, encoded by the coding sequence ATGAATGTGATAGAACTAAATAGGGATGAATATTTAATCTCCGTGAAAAAAATCGAAGATTTCAAAAGTTTGTCATTTTCTAAAAATGCCTTAGAATGGTGGGATAATTACTACAGTTGGGAAAAATTTCCTCCTTTATGTCTTATAAATACTAAAAACAAACATGTTTGTTATTTGTTTTATAGCATTTCAAAAGATAATGAATATCTAACAATTCACAACCTCTTAACTCCAAATACGCACAGAAGTCATGGTTATGCCTATAAACTTCTGAAATATCTTTTTTCTCATCTTTCAGGACATAAAATAAGAAGATTTAAAATGAATTGTGTTAGTTCATCTTTGGATTTTTATAATAAATTAGGTTTGGAGTATTGGGGAATAAATGATTTATCTCAATATTATTGTGATTTTAAAATGCCAATAAAAGATATTAGTGAAATTCCTCAAATTGTAAAAGATTCAAAACTAAGTGAATTAAGTGATGAAAGAATTCTGCAAATTTTTGAAAAACTTAAAAATAATGGTACAGCTTTGGAAGAAAAAATGATTGATAAATTTGAAGATTCAAAGGAAAAATTAGAAGGTAAATATCATTTTGATTTACTTTGTAAACGATTTGATGAAATAAAAAAATAG
- a CDS encoding SapC family protein, with product MYKKLEVLNKIQHKNKGVAEVTDFLYSKNLINAPIALSEFFEACKNYPIFFAKDKDNKWFSTALLGYKEGENLFVDKKGKWKELHYIPAFLRSYPFILVNQENKKEMVVAIDAEYLNEKESSKKLFDENGNNSEFLNKAIGFLNQYYADSLSTNEFIKQLESWELLEEKVVNILNSKNEKFTLGGFYVINEEKLKHLSKKKKDDICAKNAYSLITAHLISLSNIQKLGSIK from the coding sequence GTGTACAAAAAATTAGAAGTATTAAACAAAATTCAACACAAAAACAAAGGTGTAGCCGAAGTTACTGATTTTTTATATTCAAAAAATCTAATAAATGCACCAATTGCATTATCAGAGTTTTTTGAGGCTTGTAAAAATTATCCTATATTTTTTGCAAAAGATAAAGATAATAAATGGTTTTCAACGGCTCTTTTAGGATATAAAGAGGGTGAAAATTTATTTGTAGATAAAAAAGGAAAATGGAAAGAGTTACATTATATTCCAGCTTTTCTGAGAAGTTATCCTTTTATTCTTGTAAATCAAGAAAATAAAAAAGAGATGGTAGTTGCAATAGATGCTGAGTATTTAAATGAAAAAGAGTCTTCAAAAAAACTATTTGATGAAAATGGAAACAATAGCGAGTTTTTAAATAAAGCAATAGGTTTTTTAAATCAATATTATGCAGATTCTCTTTCAACAAATGAGTTTATAAAACAGTTAGAAAGCTGGGAATTACTTGAAGAAAAAGTTGTAAATATTTTAAATAGTAAAAATGAAAAATTCACTTTAGGTGGCTTTTATGTTATAAATGAAGAAAAATTAAAACATTTAAGCAAAAAGAAAAAAGATGATATTTGTGCAAAAAATGCTTATTCTTTAATCACAGCTCATCTTATTTCACTTTCAAATATTCAAAAATTGGGAAGTATTAAATAA
- the pnuC gene encoding nicotinamide riboside transporter PnuC, with translation MVAVFLSVTYLILAIKQNLWCWVAAFISTLIYSILFFDASLLMDSALNIFYLIMAVYGWYSWKYGDGINHLENLDINSYGLIKNLKIIGSLIITSLILGFFMSNYTSADFAYLDTFTTVFAVFATYMLTKKVLENWLYWIVIDTVSIYIYINKGFYLTAILFVIYTILAYIAYRQWKKEYLSFDY, from the coding sequence ATGGTGGCAGTTTTTTTATCAGTTACATATCTTATTTTAGCAATCAAACAAAATCTTTGGTGTTGGGTTGCTGCTTTTATTAGTACACTAATTTATAGTATTTTATTTTTTGATGCTTCACTTTTAATGGATAGTGCGTTAAATATCTTTTATTTAATAATGGCTGTTTATGGTTGGTATTCTTGGAAATATGGAGATGGAATAAATCACCTTGAAAATTTAGATATAAACTCTTATGGTTTAATAAAAAATTTAAAAATTATTGGGAGTTTAATTATAACTTCTTTAATTTTAGGTTTTTTTATGTCAAATTATACAAGTGCTGATTTTGCATATTTAGATACATTTACTACTGTATTTGCAGTATTTGCTACTTATATGCTTACAAAAAAAGTATTAGAAAATTGGCTTTATTGGATTGTGATTGATACTGTTTCTATTTATATTTATATAAATAAAGGCTTTTATTTAACTGCTATATTATTTGTAATTTATACAATTCTTGCTTATATCGCTTATAGACAATGGAAAAAAGAGTACTTAAGTTTTGACTATTGA